The proteins below come from a single Polynucleobacter sp. MWH-UH23A genomic window:
- a CDS encoding YqjK-like family protein, with protein MNQKIKGLLLRRSELQMQSQRERLDFARHFEPWVKPLSWADKTIDAFHFVRDNPLLWTSAFAALAHYKPKLASKVLALGWGAIKVFKGAKKFV; from the coding sequence ATGAATCAAAAGATAAAAGGTCTACTACTTAGACGCTCTGAGTTACAAATGCAGTCTCAGAGAGAGCGACTTGATTTTGCAAGGCACTTTGAGCCTTGGGTAAAGCCTTTATCATGGGCTGACAAGACTATCGACGCATTTCATTTCGTTAGAGATAATCCTTTGCTTTGGACAAGTGCTTTTGCTGCTCTAGCGCATTACAAGCCTAAATTGGCTAGCAAGGTTTTGGCTTTAGGATGGGGTGCTATAAAAGTCTTTAAGGGTGCCAAAAAGTTTGTTTAG
- a CDS encoding phage holin family protein, protein MSQENLLSSIKNLAATGASIAQTRLELLSIDVQIARSKFLQSLVMVVSALFFLFFGLVMLALLIVIYSWESDRTLVLGLLTGAFITIGIILALIVIRSLRTMPKLFEASIAELAKDAEELNR, encoded by the coding sequence ATGTCTCAAGAAAACTTACTGTCCTCAATAAAAAATCTGGCGGCAACAGGCGCATCGATTGCGCAAACGCGTTTAGAGTTGCTCTCGATAGATGTGCAAATTGCTAGAAGTAAATTTCTGCAATCTCTTGTGATGGTAGTGTCCGCATTATTTTTTTTATTTTTTGGATTAGTGATGCTTGCTCTATTAATCGTGATTTATAGCTGGGAGTCTGACAGAACCCTGGTGCTTGGTTTATTGACTGGCGCATTTATAACCATTGGCATTATTTTGGCTCTAATTGTGATTCGGTCTTTGCGTACGATGCCTAAACTATTTGAGGCATCTATCGCTGAGTTGGCAAAAGATGCTGAAGAGCTAAATCGCTAA
- a CDS encoding DUF883 family protein codes for MTAKKIEQADQLIDEFKSLVADAETLIKATQDHPDETIGNLRNKALETISGAKEKISSLEGDLADKAKVVAAGADDFVHRNPWEAIGVAAGLGLLIGLFIRRR; via the coding sequence ATGACAGCAAAAAAAATAGAGCAAGCAGATCAACTGATCGATGAATTTAAATCCCTAGTTGCGGATGCGGAGACGTTAATCAAGGCAACCCAGGATCATCCAGACGAAACCATTGGCAACCTACGTAACAAGGCGTTGGAAACAATTTCCGGTGCAAAAGAAAAGATATCTAGCTTAGAGGGTGATCTGGCCGATAAGGCAAAAGTTGTGGCTGCCGGTGCGGATGATTTTGTGCATCGAAACCCTTGGGAGGCGATTGGTGTGGCTGCTGGATTGGGTCTATTAATTGGATTATTTATTCGTCGACGCTAG
- a CDS encoding DNA mismatch repair protein MutS: MAQIAECSECGNARSLFGDCPHCGSPQIPLLAVDVIEFNIKLGNPSVDDALEILAVKIREFLELGVKAVILIHGYGSSGQGGHIKRAIHEALENNRYADRVDEYIYGENVPYGSPAYLELIKKRPGLKRYLRHFKASNAGMTVLLLGSGYRSA; encoded by the coding sequence ATGGCTCAGATAGCAGAATGTTCTGAGTGTGGAAATGCTCGCAGTCTATTTGGCGATTGCCCTCACTGTGGAAGTCCTCAGATTCCGTTATTGGCAGTTGATGTGATTGAATTCAATATAAAACTCGGCAATCCTAGCGTAGATGATGCATTAGAAATACTCGCAGTAAAAATTCGCGAATTTCTAGAGCTAGGTGTGAAGGCTGTTATCCTCATTCATGGGTATGGCTCATCTGGCCAGGGCGGGCATATCAAGAGGGCGATACATGAGGCCTTAGAAAATAATCGTTATGCAGACCGAGTGGACGAGTATATTTACGGAGAAAATGTGCCGTATGGCAGCCCTGCCTATCTGGAGTTAATAAAGAAACGACCCGGCCTGAAGCGGTATTTGAGGCATTTCAAGGCCTCAAACGCTGGTATGACTGTATTGCTGTTAGGGTCTGGCTACAGAAGTGCTTAG